The following is a genomic window from Cervus canadensis isolate Bull #8, Minnesota chromosome 25, ASM1932006v1, whole genome shotgun sequence.
TTGTATTCATAAGACAGAAATGGTAACTAGTATTTCTGCCTACCTCTTTTCCAGCTGTTAGATAGATGTAGATATTCTTCTTAGGATGAGGAACAAGTTTGTAGAAAATAGgtgtttcttctttgatttcatagATAACCTCTGGACAATTCGAGGCCAAATTTTCACCAAGAAtaacctgttttttaaaaaagaaataaaacttccattaaataatttgaatttcagagtGGCAAAACTTACTGCTTAATCCTAAGACTACATCCTTTCTTCCTCACTATGCGCACTGACTGAGGTGCTACTTTCCTTAATCATCAGCTTGTGTCTCAGCCTTCAACAAAGCCAGTGATGACAAGCTTGGTATTTCTGCTTTTGTAGGGGACAAAgctatgcatgcacacatacaaaagGTCTACAAAAGGTCACTCTTCAGTGCTGGGGCAGTGTCCTTATATGTGGAAGCCCACTGTCCACCATTCCTGACCACGCGGGCCTTATAAGACGCTACAGTGACAGCTTCATTAGTGCTATGCCAAGTGATCTTAAAACTAAAGGCAGTCAGTTTGACAGATATTTGCATGGGTTACTCTGAGTTGCCTATGTGAGTCTGCATGGCTATGTGTTTTAAAGTAACCAGGACAATTTAGCAGACCTAAACAAGTAGGTACTTgtttatacattaaatataagtGTGGCTTTGAAACTGGACATTTctgtgcttgcttcggcagcacatatactaaaattggaacgatacagagattagcatggcccctgtgcaaggatgaaaCTGGACATTCCTGAGCTTCATTCATCTTTTGTCAATAAATATCTACTGAATATCCACTGTATTATTCTGGTACATTCTAGATGCTTGCAAAATGGCAGTGAACAAACGGCGGGAAGATTCTGCCCTTATAGAACTTATATTCATTGTGCATGCATCGGGTGAGGGGCAAAATCATAATTAACAACAAATAAGTGAGTTATAAAATACACCAGCAGGTATTTTATATCatagggaactacattcaatatctcaTAATAATCTATAAAGGAACAGAATAAGAATCAATTTATACATGtacaattgaatcactttgctgtacgctgGAAATTAATACaagattataaatcaactatactccaatatttaaaaaatatgttagcAGGTGACACAggtcaaaataaaatgagatggaAGATGCGTGCTCAGTGTAAGCTTCATTAAAAGGTGATGTTCATGTAGAGACTTGCAGGAGATTCTGGAGCAAGTCACTTAGGTATCTGAACAAAACATGCCCTTAGAAGAGTAATCCCTAAGATGGTGCAAAGGCCCTAAAATGAGAGCAGACCAGTATGACCTGAGCAAAACAAGTGAGGTAGAAGGGAGTGGACAGCAAGGTAATAGGGTGGATCACATAGGTTCTTGTTGGCCTGTGTAAGGATTTTGCCTCTTACTCTGGGTAAGAGACAGGAAGCCACAGCAGGGCTTTGAGCACAGGAGTGACACGGTGAGAAGGTATGGTTTGAAACACGGATAGGAAGGCTCCTCAGGAGACTATTACCCCAACCCTGAGGAAATAGAATGGTAGTTTGGTCTCAGTTTGCATCCTGGCTCTACCCTTCCAGAAGCTGTGTTACTCTGAGCTAGTAGTTTACTGAAGCTCCCTGGGCCTCAATCTCCTCATCTCTCAAATGGAACTCATAATGCCTTCCTTATACACCGTTGGTGTAGGATCAGATGAGAATTACGAACAATGCTTAGCACATAATCAATACTTGATGGCTAATAATCTATTACTAGATTGCAAGCTCCTCTTGGGTAGGCACCATGTCCTAATCCTCTCTGTACCCACCCCTTTGCCCCAAACAATACGATGCTTTTCAAAGTGAAGATGTTCAGCATTTGGTCAGTTTGAAAACATCCAGATATAGCATCTATATTCATTCATCTCTCTACCACTGTGGACATCAGTTACACTGGGTGtaagatttggggaaaaaaaaaaaaaaacaactggcaCCTGAGATTCTTTTCAAAGTCTACATTCACATATCTACTGAGCTATAACATGCCTGTGCTGCACATCCTGCTGGCGAGCACGTTTTTGCTTTTTAACCATAGGCTCCTTATCAGTTTGGCAGGTGGAACTGTACCCTGCATGCACTCAGGATCTGGGCCTGTCCTATGATGGTGGTTTCCTTCCATCATCTGTTCTGAGTCAACCCCGGGTGGATTTGGTGTAACTGGTAGCTCATGAGAAGCACATGAACTGCTAAGTTCAGTGGCAGCTCTGTAAAAATCAATGTaactaaatacattaaatatgactttcaaaaaaggaaaagcaatattTAGTTCCCAAGGGAGTTGGGAAAGGTCTGTACCCCAAGTCATTGAAAAAATGACTCTACAGCTGCGccatccaatatggtagccactagccacacagGGCTACttaaatttaactaaaaattCACTTTCTTAGCCACATGAGTCAGATTTCAAGGAATGACTACCCGcatatggctgctgctgctactgctgctaagtcacttcagttgtgtccgactctgtgtgacccatacacggcagcccaccaggctcccccatccctgggattctccaggcaagaacactggagtgggttgccactgccttctccaatgcatgaaagtgaaaagggaaagtgaagtcgctcagtcgtgtccgactctttgcgaccccatggactgcagtctaccaggctcctccgtccatgggattttccaggcaagagtactggagtgggttgccattgctttctccgccACATATGGCTAGTGGTTATCATATTGTGAGTGCAGATAGAGAGCATTTCCATCATCAGAGAAAGTTCTGTTAGAGACTCTGGCCTACAGAGAACGGTGAGCCAAGGAAGACCTTGGGGAGGCACTGACCAAGTGTGgacttgccaggctcctgtcttcCCATCTCTAATTCACATTCTTTATTAATCAGCTCAGATACAAACAGCTGATCTCGTTCTTGGAAAGTGGTTGtatagaaggagagagagaggaagtcagataaaaataaaaataagattgatAGAAGTTAGAGTCAGGAGAAGAAAACTTGCTGTTCAGATCTCTGTTGACGAACTGATCACATAAAACCCATCATTTGGCAGAAACACCTATGACGCATTCTTGCCAATAAAGCTGAAGCCAAATGTGATAAGCCTTTAGTGCTAACATCCATTTAGCATTAGGACACAGAAGGGGTAGAGGAACAAGCTAAACGGTACCACAAGGATGTGAACAGCCAAATCCACAACATGAGACATTCCACAGGACCACAGACTTCCCTTCCTCAAAAAGTCAATGGAGGTAAATCAAACGATTAGAGGAGGTCACACAGATTCAGAGAAATAGACCAACCTCAATGTCATTTTAGGATCTTGTTCAGATACCAAtttgaagaaaacaattttaaaaagacattattgAGTCAATCAGGAAAATTTAGTTATATGGACTTGTTATTAGATAATTCTAAAGAATTATAATTTTCCTATTAATATTTGTGATAACAGCTTTATGGTTGTGGTGATATAAAGAAATGATCATAGTTTCTTAGACATGCATAATAAGATATGTATGAGTGAAATGACATAGTGTcttggatttgctttaaaatttaaaagtaaataaaaacatactTTTAATTTACTCATATCACTCATCCACTTTCAGTGAGTTAGGAGCTGCTGTGTAGTTGTTACTGGAGCTTATTTATTTCTGGAGCATGGTGGATCAGATGAGTAGGGGCTAGAAAGATCTTATTTGAGTCAATACAGATTTATTTACTAGATCCCTTGGAGATAAGGCATCAGTATTCTCTCTAGAACTTGGAACTATGGCAGgaaaattgctattttttttcctttaaattaccAATGTTTACTTGTGCCAGGATTTgccagtttcctttttttccccacctccaCATTGTGTTTTAATAAATAGAGCAGAGTCATGGAATAGACCTTAAAATCACATTTACAGACTACTTCCAGGTCCAAACACATGGGcgagaagctgctgctgctgctggaaggGATGAGGCCCATATGAACTGGAGGAATGAGTCTACCACCCCACCGCCTGTAGGCTGGATGGTGGAGCCCAGGAGAGCAGGAGGTGCGGGACACGCATGCACCCACACCTGGCCCTGCAACTGCGAGCTACAGAATGGCGGGAAGTTGTGCTACTTTGAGACAAGCTAGAGGAAGGTTTCCTATTGTACTAACTGAGACTCCCGTCATTACCCATCAGTTGGAGAACGTTAGCTACAGAAGAGCATCCACTGACAAATAAGAGCAGGGGACAGCAAAGAGGAAGCTATCAGGCCATCTCGTTTCTTCCAGTGTCGGCGGCGTCCACGTCATGCACCTCTTGCTGGCTTAGTCCAAAGACTTCCTGTTGGTATTTGCACCAAACAAGGCTCCCCGCACTTCAGGCATCATCTGCTGAGCTATGAGGTCCAGCTGACTTTCGAGTGTGTTGGACACCTTGATCTTGCGGTCCCCATTATAGATCTCAACACTGCTGGCTATTTCCTCGGGCAGGTAGGCCTCCTGATCAATCTGGACATCAATGTCTCTTTTGGTTGCAACTTTGTACACAGGGATTGCTTTTTGCACTGCAGCCTTCACCAGAGGGAAATCCTGTTTCCTGCAGCGAACAATCATCCGGGGCTCCAGCAACTGGTACAAACCCTGGAGGACTAGTCCATCCAGCAGCACTTGGTACCTGGTTGCATCTTTTACCACTTTGCTGAGTCTCTGTTTTGCTTCATTTAGTAGGTCTGTGATAAGGTCATCTCTCGCTCTGAGGACTTTGAGCCTCGCCTGATTCATCAAATTGGACATCTGAATTTTCTTCTGCTGCTCAATCTGCTTTTCTTCTCATAATATTCCATAATCTTCAGTCTTTGGGTTTGCACAAGACGACCTTTCTCAATGTTGAACTCTTCTTCTGCCTTTGCAtcaatttcttctcctttctcattGGCTTCTTGTTCAATAAAAGCCATCATGTGCTTAATCTGCTTCTTTACATCGGCATCGCTGAGGGCCATCACGGCAAGCGACGTGCAACGGCGGATGATCGGCAGGAGCTCAAGCCTGACGCAGGAGATGGGCGAACGGGAGACGAAAGCCCTGCAAGTTTCCTGAACAAGCTACCTTGAGTGGCCAACACTGAAGCTTGTCCCAATAACTAGAGATGCTGGGTTTAAAGGGATATGCTTCATTGCTGGTGAGAGTAAAACTTCTCCAGAAGGTAATTTGGCATCATCTATCAAAATTATAGAACACATATCCTTAGACTCCACAGCCCTTAGTATATATGTGAAATGACACATATAATGGGTACTTACTGCAACATTATGTGTTCCGACAAAGGactgaaacaacctaaatgtccaacaatagGGATCTAGTTAATAAACTAtaatgcaaacaataaatgctatttagcaataaaaagaattagaaagctttttatgtattatatgttcaaatgtattatgtattatatgtTCAAAATGCTCTGTTAAATATGTATAtctacatgtatacacatatataacatatatgtttaATAAACAGGGAAAAGACTATCCTCCCCCTTTTGCTTGtagacataaataaaatatctctattttatagaGAGATATTTGGTTGCCACAGAAGTCAAGAATGGGCAACTTAACACTGCATGTTTTCTTGGTTCTTTTGAGTTTTGAACAATGGTAATAcattgtctttaaaaatacatacatgcaATTTAAATTTCAAGTGTTTGAAGATGAGTGGGTCAaagggtttttctttttgctagaTTATGCAGAGAATGCTCTCCATAGCCCCAAGGAAGTTTTCATGttcatcacattttaaattttattaaagccACGAGCTACACAGAGACTGGGGTCTCTGTTTCAGCATGGTCCTCATCTCTCTCAGATGTCTCCGGAAGAGGATGGGGAAggctctccttctcctccagatTTCTATTAATATCACCTCTGACCCCACCCAACCCCAGCCCAGCACGTGGACTCTGAGAGAACACTCAGATCTTCTAACTGCAAAAGTCACATCCACTTCAACACAGAAAAGCCAGCCAGCAAGACAGGAGCTGGGCAGCCTCGGAAAAGAACACGATCAGTGAAGTGATGCAGGAAGTAATGCTGAGTCACAGACACCCAAAAGGGGTTGAGTTTTGCATAAGAGAAAATGcctccaatacacacacacacactcctcggGCATGATGTGGATTTTCATCTGTTGCTTCCAGGATACAAGCTTGTTATAGATCTACTCTGAAGTCAATTTGAGTTTCTGCCATGTATATTCTCATAAACCCCTTCATCCTTTGAGTCTCAACAGTCACCTCCTTTGAGAAGCCTTCCCTGGTCACCTTTCTATGTTACCCCACTATCCCTCTCTACCCATCACTCTGCTTTCTCCATGGCATTTATCACCTTGTGAAAGGACTTCACCACTAATTAATCCATTTACTTGTTTCCTGTCTTTCTTTTCCCACCAAGAGCATAAGGGCATTGTTGGTTTTGTTCACTTTTGTATCCTTGGCACCCAGAACAGGTCCTGGCACATAAAAACGGtgcccagtaaatatttattaaatgaaaaacatactTTATTAGCATTCAAGATTTTATAGGGCTCTTCAGACTTTTCCAGCTGCAGCttgtgtagaaaacaaatttttccCGATGGAGGATTTCAGTTAGTGTCAACATATTGTTTCTGTTGACATCTTCCTGAAGCCTCATGGCAGGCTATTAACTAGCCTTGGGATTTTCAttgcatacaaaaataaataaataaaaacaagctcCAGTCCTGAAATGTACAGTGTGTGAGACTTCCACATCATACAGTTAGCTGTATAACAGGGACACCATCCACAGGAAAGATAGCCTGGTGAGGAAAATGAGGGggaggaaaattaaatgaaagactatttttttctttattactatGACATTGGGAAGCCACGGGTGTTCAAGAAGGTAAACTATTTttcaccaaattttttttttatacc
Proteins encoded in this region:
- the LOC122427754 gene encoding LOW QUALITY PROTEIN: V-type proton ATPase subunit E 1-like (The sequence of the model RefSeq protein was modified relative to this genomic sequence to represent the inferred CDS: inserted 1 base in 1 codon), whose amino-acid sequence is MALSDADVKKQIKHMMAFIEQEANEKGEEIDAKAEEEFNIEKGRLVQTQRLKIMEYYEXEKQIEQQKKIQMSNLMNQARLKVLRARDDLITDLLNEAKQRLSKVVKDATRYQVLLDGLVLQGLYQLLEPRMIVRCRKQDFPLVKAAVQKAIPVYKVATKRDIDVQIDQEAYLPEEIASSVEIYNGDRKIKVSNTLESQLDLIAQQMMPEVRGALFGANTNRKSLD